One stretch of Tepidibacter hydrothermalis DNA includes these proteins:
- a CDS encoding permease, whose protein sequence is MRILNYALYIVTAVLLIMSYIKDKKKTKMALKKAWKAFENILPEFLSIIMIVGILLAFINPDVIAKLIGSQSGWVGVIISGLVGAITLIPGFIAFPTAAMVLKNGAGYMQIGAFISTLMMVGIVTAPVEIKYFGKKVTVLRNIISFLFSFLVAYIIGKVVSI, encoded by the coding sequence ATGAGAATATTGAATTATGCATTATATATTGTTACGGCTGTATTATTAATTATGTCCTATATAAAAGATAAAAAGAAAACAAAAATGGCGCTAAAAAAAGCATGGAAAGCTTTTGAAAATATATTACCTGAATTTTTATCTATTATTATGATAGTAGGAATTCTTCTTGCATTCATAAATCCAGATGTAATAGCTAAATTAATAGGAAGTCAATCAGGTTGGGTAGGCGTAATTATATCAGGATTAGTAGGAGCTATTACATTGATTCCAGGATTTATAGCATTTCCAACAGCTGCTATGGTATTGAAAAATGGGGCGGGATATATGCAAATAGGAGCTTTTATATCTACACTTATGATGGTTGGAATAGTTACAGCTCCTGTTGAAATAAAGTATTTCGGTAAAAAGGTAACTGTATTAAGGAATATAATATCGTTTTTATTTTCTTTTTTAGTGGCATATATAATTGGTAAGGTGGTAAGCATATGA
- a CDS encoding flagellin: MVGFSSVGMRMINHMNYLNSRNSVLMERLCTGKRINRAADDPAGLAISEKMKAQIRGLSMAQRNVQDGISMIQTAEGAMSEVHNMLQRMNELAVQASNGTYKDEDRENLDLEFQQLKDAITEISKGTEFNNKKLIDGSQKSDGITLQVGPNSGNSLKVKIGDLSELGLDIDGIDISNQQNAQDAIKKVKTAVSSVSRERSYLGAMQNRLEHTLNNLGTYEENLTSAYSRITDADMAKTMMEYTKNQILMQVSQAMLAQHMKMERERMLGLLRVLDV; the protein is encoded by the coding sequence ATGGTAGGTTTTAGTTCTGTAGGAATGAGAATGATAAATCATATGAATTATTTAAATTCTAGAAATTCTGTTTTAATGGAAAGATTATGTACTGGAAAAAGAATAAATAGAGCAGCTGATGATCCGGCAGGACTTGCTATTTCTGAAAAAATGAAGGCACAAATAAGAGGCCTTAGTATGGCTCAAAGAAATGTTCAAGATGGAATTTCGATGATACAAACAGCAGAAGGAGCAATGAGTGAAGTTCATAATATGCTTCAAAGAATGAATGAATTAGCAGTTCAGGCATCAAATGGTACATATAAAGATGAAGATAGAGAAAATCTAGATTTGGAATTTCAGCAATTAAAAGATGCAATCACAGAAATATCAAAAGGTACAGAGTTTAATAATAAAAAACTTATTGATGGGTCTCAAAAAAGTGATGGAATTACATTACAGGTGGGTCCGAATTCTGGAAATTCTTTAAAAGTAAAAATTGGTGATTTATCAGAATTAGGACTTGATATTGATGGAATTGATATATCAAATCAACAAAATGCACAAGATGCAATAAAAAAAGTTAAAACAGCTGTTAGTAGTGTATCTAGAGAAAGATCTTATTTAGGGGCTATGCAAAATAGACTTGAGCATACATTAAATAATTTAGGAACATATGAAGAAAACCTAACATCAGCATACAGTCGAATAACTGATGCTGATATGGCTAAAACTATGATGGAATATACAAAAAATCAAATACTAATGCAGGTTTCTCAAGCTATGCTTGCTCAACACATGAAAATGGAGAGAGAAAGGATGTTGGGATTACTTAGAGTTTTAGATGTTTAA
- a CDS encoding glycosyl hydrolase family 18 protein, translated as MNIFKKFSCVILSLICILNVSFYPNYIFAQDKDDFKVVAYCSDIFKDPVETNIQYDKVTHIIYAFLIPKEDGSLVPIKKPDELKKLVKKGHENNVKVLIAVGGWFDEAYAPLDTRFEKIAASNELRENLVNNIIKFVDEYNLDGVEIDWEYPDLGQSSLNYEKLVLELNSKLKEKNKYLTAALNGAWSKEEGPQVSKAVTPKCLESFDWISIMAYDMNNEQHSPFWFADTSIEYWLNRGVPKEKIVIGIPFYAHPTNPTWKVYRDFVKEDRENAYKDKATIDGITYYYNGINTVKEKTRLALNKASGVMLFDVNEDTLDELSLVKNIDDVINETSNLSSDERNKKIYFVVDDHELTFDENDNLGVPFIDENSRTLVPVRKALEAIGVTLSYNNSDRIVHATKGDSDLRIPIDKDYIYLDRQKIQMDTKAIIKNGRTYIPLRYVFESFNYKTTWHESSRTIIATPQS; from the coding sequence ATGAATATTTTCAAAAAATTTTCTTGTGTAATCCTTTCGTTAATCTGCATATTAAACGTATCTTTTTACCCAAATTACATATTTGCACAAGATAAAGATGATTTTAAAGTAGTTGCATACTGCTCAGACATATTTAAAGATCCTGTTGAAACGAATATTCAATATGATAAAGTAACTCATATAATATACGCTTTTTTAATACCAAAGGAAGATGGTTCTCTAGTTCCAATAAAAAAGCCTGATGAACTTAAAAAGCTAGTAAAAAAAGGTCATGAAAACAATGTAAAAGTATTGATAGCTGTTGGTGGATGGTTTGATGAGGCTTACGCTCCACTAGATACTAGATTTGAAAAAATAGCTGCATCAAATGAATTAAGAGAAAATCTAGTAAATAATATAATTAAATTTGTAGATGAATATAACTTAGATGGAGTTGAAATAGATTGGGAATACCCTGACCTTGGACAATCTTCTTTAAACTATGAAAAACTGGTTTTAGAACTTAATTCTAAATTAAAAGAAAAAAATAAGTATCTAACAGCAGCACTTAATGGTGCCTGGTCAAAAGAAGAAGGCCCACAAGTATCTAAAGCTGTAACGCCTAAATGTTTAGAAAGTTTTGACTGGATAAGTATAATGGCTTATGATATGAATAATGAACAACATAGCCCTTTTTGGTTTGCAGATACATCTATAGAATACTGGTTGAATCGAGGTGTTCCTAAGGAAAAAATAGTAATAGGTATTCCTTTTTATGCTCATCCTACTAATCCAACTTGGAAAGTCTATAGAGATTTTGTAAAAGAAGATAGAGAAAATGCATATAAAGATAAAGCTACAATAGATGGTATAACCTACTATTACAATGGCATAAACACAGTTAAAGAAAAAACAAGACTTGCTCTAAATAAGGCATCTGGAGTTATGTTATTTGATGTAAACGAAGATACTCTAGACGAGCTAAGCCTTGTTAAAAATATTGATGATGTCATAAATGAGACATCAAATCTTAGTTCTGATGAAAGAAATAAAAAAATATACTTTGTTGTTGATGATCACGAATTGACATTTGATGAAAATGACAATCTAGGAGTTCCATTTATAGATGAAAATAGCCGTACTTTAGTTCCTGTTAGAAAAGCTCTAGAAGCAATAGGTGTAACTTTATCCTACAATAATTCAGATCGTATAGTCCATGCAACTAAAGGTGATAGTGATTTAAGAATTCCAATAGACAAAGATTATATATACCTAGACAGACAAAAGATTCAAATGGATACAAAAGCTATAATAAAAAATGGTAGAACTTATATACCATTAAGATATGTATTTGAAAGCTTTAACTATAAAACTACTTGGCACGAATCTAGTAGGACTATAATAGCGACTCCTCAATCTTAG
- a CDS encoding GNAT family N-acetyltransferase, translating into MKELILKEDYSKGNLKYVYNDLYSQFEKNELKDKEQFDMLFKGENYKLLLCYDESDLIGYIIVYIDFKTNLMWLDYLAVLEEYHSRGYGKKMIETLKEKYKNLDGCMLEVEKEDDKDINTYRRIKFYENLGCMRLNIDYMLPTKESGLSMHLYYLPFGKEIIKMTKALSIIKSVHNTIHSDITHVAEIFAKIEESLL; encoded by the coding sequence ATGAAAGAATTGATTTTAAAAGAAGATTATTCAAAGGGAAATTTAAAATATGTATACAATGATTTATATTCTCAGTTTGAGAAAAACGAATTAAAGGATAAAGAGCAGTTTGATATGCTATTCAAGGGCGAAAATTATAAACTTTTATTATGCTATGATGAAAGTGATTTAATAGGGTATATTATAGTTTATATAGATTTTAAGACTAACTTGATGTGGTTGGATTATCTAGCTGTATTAGAGGAGTATCATTCTAGAGGTTATGGTAAGAAAATGATTGAAACATTGAAAGAAAAATACAAAAATTTAGATGGGTGTATGCTAGAGGTTGAAAAAGAAGATGATAAAGACATAAATACGTATAGAAGAATAAAGTTTTATGAAAACCTAGGTTGTATGAGGCTTAATATTGATTATATGCTTCCTACAAAAGAATCAGGCCTTAGTATGCATCTATATTACCTTCCTTTTGGAAAAGAGATAATAAAAATGACTAAGGCCCTGAGTATTATTAAATCAGTGCACAACACTATTCATTCTGATATAACTCATGTAGCTGAAATATTTGCTAAGATTGAGGAGTCGCTATTATAG
- a CDS encoding YbjQ family protein, which produces MVIVSTTNTVEGKKIKEYKGIVFGEVITGVNIVKDFMAGVRDIFGGRSQSYENELVKAREGALSEMQKRASQMGADAVVGVDVDYEVLGQAGSMMMVTISGTAVTFE; this is translated from the coding sequence ATGGTAATCGTAAGTACGACTAATACAGTAGAAGGAAAAAAAATTAAAGAATACAAAGGAATTGTATTTGGAGAGGTTATAACAGGCGTTAATATAGTTAAGGACTTTATGGCAGGAGTTAGAGATATATTCGGAGGAAGATCTCAGTCTTATGAAAATGAACTTGTAAAAGCTAGAGAAGGTGCATTAAGTGAAATGCAAAAGAGAGCAAGTCAAATGGGAGCAGATGCTGTAGTTGGAGTAGATGTAGACTATGAAGTATTAGGTCAAGCGGGAAGCATGATGATGGTTACTATATCTGGAACAGCAGTTACATTTGAATAA
- a CDS encoding DUF6762 family protein has protein sequence MESFALILMQKNKETLEIEKEIGSYTIGSNLDLINGIYMTCEDEKNIVHLKLTTEKDVEDWEFSAILDYYDDEVLNELILSVKEIEDAYNPTWEVDFEFVDSQDGMQSKIESILDKHKKELDEVYAEIKDKEEEYK, from the coding sequence ATGGAGTCTTTTGCTTTAATACTTATGCAAAAAAATAAAGAAACACTTGAGATAGAAAAGGAAATAGGAAGTTATACTATAGGGAGTAATTTAGATTTAATAAATGGAATTTACATGACTTGTGAAGATGAAAAGAATATAGTTCATCTTAAATTAACTACTGAAAAAGATGTTGAAGACTGGGAATTTTCCGCTATACTAGATTACTACGATGATGAAGTTTTAAATGAGTTAATACTATCTGTAAAAGAAATAGAAGATGCTTATAATCCAACTTGGGAAGTTGATTTTGAATTTGTAGATTCTCAAGATGGTATGCAATCTAAAATAGAATCAATACTTGATAAGCATAAAAAAGAATTAGATGAGGTTTATGCTGAAATAAAAGATAAAGAAGAAGAATATAAATAA
- a CDS encoding DUF1292 domain-containing protein, giving the protein MSKERVAFLDEEGNKVEFKIVEKINIEEDKYVLLAREEEEEGDAYVYKIVEEDGVEQYVAVDDDDEFEKVLEEYNSYFDEE; this is encoded by the coding sequence ATGTCAAAAGAAAGAGTAGCATTTTTAGATGAAGAGGGAAATAAGGTAGAGTTTAAAATAGTTGAGAAGATTAACATAGAAGAAGATAAATATGTACTTCTTGCTAGAGAAGAAGAAGAAGAAGGAGATGCATATGTCTACAAAATAGTTGAAGAAGATGGAGTAGAACAATATGTTGCAGTAGATGATGATGATGAATTTGAAAAAGTGTTAGAAGAATACAATTCTTACTTTGACGAAGAATAA
- a CDS encoding TVP38/TMEM64 family protein codes for MSIDSRKRIIIGVVLLIIIISMKFLGVFEYISIDNAYKIKNYIHKLGILGPIIYIIFFVIGCVVFIPAPPMAIIAGMAFGPINGSIYTCIAALISDASAFLIARYIAKDIVQNKIKTNKSLSKIDNLVKNHGWRILIITRLVPGFPYMLQSYAYGITNIKFKSYILASWILTMPGIIAFTLVGGSINSYQNMDKIFICLGICAVLITILSLIPKLLKKKYDLI; via the coding sequence GTGAGTATAGATTCAAGAAAAAGAATAATAATAGGAGTTGTATTACTTATCATCATTATTAGCATGAAGTTTCTAGGTGTATTTGAATATATAAGTATAGATAATGCATATAAAATAAAAAATTACATACATAAATTAGGAATTTTAGGACCAATAATATATATTATATTCTTTGTTATAGGATGTGTTGTATTCATACCTGCACCGCCAATGGCTATAATTGCTGGGATGGCTTTTGGACCTATTAATGGATCGATATACACTTGTATAGCGGCACTTATAAGTGATGCATCGGCTTTTTTAATAGCTAGATATATCGCTAAAGATATTGTTCAAAATAAAATCAAAACAAACAAATCGCTTTCAAAAATAGACAACTTAGTTAAAAATCATGGATGGAGAATATTAATTATAACAAGATTGGTTCCGGGGTTTCCGTATATGCTGCAAAGTTATGCGTATGGAATAACGAATATCAAATTTAAATCATATATTTTAGCTTCTTGGATATTGACTATGCCTGGGATAATAGCATTTACACTAGTAGGAGGATCTATAAATTCTTATCAAAATATGGATAAAATCTTTATTTGCCTCGGAATATGTGCTGTATTAATTACTATTTTATCTTTGATTCCAAAACTTTTAAAGAAAAAATATGATTTGATATAA
- a CDS encoding sulfurtransferase codes for MKSKRITLLLMSIVFIIVLSGCSKNNTTVKKEEFDASIYANNDYLITPNQLKDLLGSEELVLLDCNKPDMYKKQHIPGAISIGLHAFSDKTGKPGDPGWGTLVQKEELASRLEALGIDNDKTVVFYSNVFKGPGADGRAVWQLKQAGMDNVKLLVGGLSYWNDLGYETTNEVSEPIPTSNVVLKDYDESYSATKEYIHENLGKQVVIDVRTEGEYKGSQKVGEPRGGHITGAKHMLWTDLLNEDGTPKSSDDIKTIMADMGVTPEDDFTVY; via the coding sequence TTGAAATCGAAAAGAATAACTCTTTTATTAATGAGTATTGTTTTTATAATTGTTTTATCTGGATGCTCTAAAAATAATACAACAGTAAAAAAAGAAGAATTTGATGCTTCTATTTATGCAAATAATGATTACTTAATTACACCGAATCAGTTAAAAGATTTATTAGGAAGTGAAGAATTAGTACTTCTTGATTGTAATAAGCCTGATATGTATAAAAAGCAACATATTCCTGGAGCTATAAGCATAGGTCTTCATGCATTTTCAGATAAAACAGGAAAACCAGGTGATCCAGGTTGGGGAACACTTGTACAAAAGGAAGAATTAGCATCGAGATTAGAAGCATTAGGAATAGATAATGATAAAACAGTAGTATTTTACTCAAATGTATTTAAAGGTCCAGGAGCTGATGGAAGAGCTGTTTGGCAGTTAAAGCAAGCTGGTATGGATAATGTAAAACTTCTAGTTGGAGGGCTTTCCTATTGGAATGATCTAGGTTATGAAACTACTAATGAAGTATCAGAACCTATTCCAACTTCAAATGTAGTTCTTAAAGATTATGATGAAAGTTATAGTGCAACAAAAGAATATATACATGAAAATTTAGGAAAACAAGTAGTAATAGATGTTAGAACAGAAGGAGAATATAAAGGATCTCAAAAAGTAGGAGAGCCAAGAGGAGGTCATATAACAGGAGCCAAGCATATGCTGTGGACAGATCTTTTAAATGAAGATGGAACGCCTAAATCTTCAGATGATATAAAAACTATCATGGCAGATATGGGAGTAACTCCTGAAGATGACTTTACAGTATACTGA
- a CDS encoding TVP38/TMEM64 family protein gives MSEFIKNNKIKISVILVIICMYLFIPSIKVNVNQAVFILSNVNVDMAREYILSFGIWAPIVSFLLMILQSIAAPLPAFIITFANAGLFGWIKGAILSWSSAMAGAALCFYIARFLGRSAVEKLTSKTALKSVDEFFEKYGKYAILIARLLPFISFDIVSYAAGLTSMSFGSFFIATGLGQLPATIIYSYIGGMLTGTAKTFVFGLLCLFSLSILIALIKKVWDDKKDKEGKNN, from the coding sequence ATGAGCGAATTTATAAAAAATAATAAAATAAAAATATCAGTTATATTAGTTATTATATGTATGTATTTGTTTATACCGTCAATTAAAGTAAATGTAAATCAAGCTGTATTTATTTTGAGTAATGTAAATGTTGATATGGCTAGAGAGTACATATTATCATTTGGGATATGGGCACCTATTGTATCTTTCTTACTTATGATTTTACAATCAATAGCAGCACCTCTTCCCGCGTTTATTATTACATTTGCTAATGCTGGGCTGTTTGGATGGATTAAAGGAGCTATTCTTTCTTGGTCTAGTGCCATGGCAGGAGCTGCACTTTGTTTTTATATAGCAAGATTTTTAGGAAGAAGTGCAGTAGAAAAACTTACATCTAAAACAGCACTGAAAAGTGTAGATGAATTCTTTGAAAAGTATGGAAAATATGCGATTTTAATTGCTAGATTACTTCCATTTATATCATTTGATATTGTAAGTTATGCAGCAGGGCTTACATCTATGAGTTTTGGATCTTTCTTTATAGCTACAGGACTTGGACAGCTTCCTGCTACGATTATTTATTCATATATAGGCGGTATGCTTACAGGGACTGCAAAGACTTTTGTATTTGGATTATTATGCTTGTTTTCATTGAGTATATTAATAGCACTAATTAAGAAAGTTTGGGATGACAAAAAAGACAAGGAGGGAAAGAATAATTGA
- a CDS encoding thioredoxin family protein, with the protein MHIKILGGGCKNCEVLYENTKQALEELGIEATMEKVTDFVEIAKYGVMKTPALVVDEKVKISGRVVKADEIKKVLK; encoded by the coding sequence ATGCATATTAAGATATTAGGTGGAGGATGTAAAAACTGTGAGGTATTATATGAAAATACTAAGCAGGCTCTTGAAGAGTTAGGAATTGAGGCAACTATGGAAAAGGTAACTGATTTTGTTGAAATAGCTAAGTATGGAGTTATGAAGACACCAGCTCTTGTTGTAGATGAGAAGGTTAAGATATCAGGAAGAGTTGTTAAGGCTGATGAAATAAAGAAGGTTCTTAAATAG
- a CDS encoding permease, with amino-acid sequence MDFINNILQFTWLNNLVRLLVENVFGISMETRLGGSVHFFIYDTIKIVILLGIMIFIISYIRSYFSPEKTKKILERFGGISGNIMASLLGIVTPFCSCSSVPLFIGFVEAGIPIGVTFSFLITSPIVNEAAFAILLASFGWKIAVVYVITGVVVGVVGGILIGSLHLEDQVEEYVYQIKMGDSEIEELDRKQRIDFAIQNVKDIIKRVWIYLIIGIGIGAVIHGWAPAEILSKYAGPDNPLAVIVAVVVAIPLYSNALGTIPIAEALIMKGVGIGTALAFMMATTALSLPEMILLRKVIKPKLIAVFVAITGVSIILVGYMFNAIAHLLI; translated from the coding sequence ATGGATTTTATCAACAATATACTTCAATTTACTTGGCTTAATAATTTAGTAAGACTTTTAGTTGAGAATGTATTTGGCATTTCTATGGAAACCAGATTAGGAGGAAGTGTTCATTTCTTTATATATGATACTATAAAGATAGTAATACTTCTTGGAATAATGATATTTATAATATCTTATATAAGAAGTTATTTTTCTCCAGAGAAAACTAAGAAGATATTAGAAAGATTTGGAGGTATATCTGGAAATATAATGGCTTCACTTTTAGGTATTGTTACTCCGTTTTGTTCATGTTCATCAGTTCCGCTATTTATAGGCTTTGTTGAAGCTGGAATACCTATAGGTGTTACTTTTTCTTTTTTAATAACATCTCCAATAGTAAATGAGGCGGCTTTTGCAATACTGTTAGCTTCATTTGGATGGAAAATAGCTGTTGTATATGTTATAACAGGAGTTGTAGTTGGAGTAGTTGGAGGTATATTAATAGGAAGTCTTCATTTAGAAGATCAAGTAGAGGAATACGTGTATCAAATAAAAATGGGAGATTCTGAAATAGAAGAACTAGATAGAAAACAGAGAATAGATTTTGCGATTCAAAATGTCAAAGATATAATAAAAAGAGTTTGGATATACTTAATAATAGGAATTGGTATAGGGGCAGTGATACATGGATGGGCACCTGCCGAGATACTTAGTAAGTATGCAGGACCTGACAATCCTTTAGCTGTAATTGTAGCAGTTGTTGTTGCAATTCCTCTTTATTCTAATGCACTAGGAACTATACCTATAGCAGAGGCATTGATAATGAAGGGTGTAGGTATTGGTACGGCACTAGCATTTATGATGGCTACAACTGCCTTGTCACTTCCTGAGATGATACTTCTTAGAAAGGTAATAAAACCTAAGTTAATAGCAGTATTTGTAGCTATAACAGGGGTTAGTATAATATTGGTAGGATATATGTTTAATGCTATAGCGCATTTGCTTATATAA
- a CDS encoding ArsR/SmtB family transcription factor — translation MDLENMQVKVLKAMAHPIRLKIIKKLGDQKLCVCELNKDVEFTQSNLSQHLKILKDAGILESEKNGLWMHYRVKNKEILDVINIVEKVISDNVKNLNQELGGQ, via the coding sequence ATGGACTTAGAGAACATGCAAGTTAAGGTATTAAAGGCTATGGCCCATCCTATAAGGCTTAAGATAATAAAGAAGCTTGGAGATCAGAAACTTTGTGTATGTGAGCTTAATAAAGATGTAGAGTTTACTCAATCTAACTTATCTCAGCATCTTAAGATATTAAAGGATGCTGGAATACTAGAGAGTGAAAAAAATGGTCTTTGGATGCACTATAGGGTAAAAAATAAAGAAATACTTGATGTAATAAACATTGTAGAAAAGGTTATAAGTGATAATGTAAAAAATCTAAATCAAGAGTTAGGGGGACAATAA
- a CDS encoding nucleoside phosphorylase — protein MIQPHIQCEKVSKMVLLPGDPKRVDKVMTFLDDAKVIANNREFKSAIGKYKGMDITITSTGIGGASACIAMEELISCGAEYFVRIGSAGAAQENIKIGDLIISMASVREDGASSMYIDKSYPAVANYEILEALKKKAEELKYDHHVGITRSHDSFYIDNEIELMQYWNKKNVLGSDMETATLYAIGALRGVKVGSILNNVVLYNNDVKDGVNEYVNEQDLAQRGEEREIILALEALYEIHKKDLA, from the coding sequence ATGATTCAACCGCATATACAATGTGAAAAAGTAAGTAAAATGGTATTATTACCTGGAGATCCTAAAAGAGTAGACAAGGTTATGACTTTTTTAGACGACGCAAAGGTTATAGCGAATAATAGAGAGTTTAAAAGTGCAATTGGTAAATATAAAGGAATGGATATAACTATAACTTCAACGGGTATAGGTGGAGCATCAGCGTGTATTGCTATGGAAGAGCTTATCAGTTGTGGAGCTGAGTACTTTGTTAGAATAGGAAGCGCAGGAGCTGCACAAGAAAATATAAAAATAGGTGATCTTATAATATCAATGGCATCTGTTAGAGAAGACGGAGCATCTAGTATGTATATAGATAAAAGCTACCCAGCGGTAGCAAACTATGAAATATTAGAGGCTCTAAAGAAAAAAGCAGAAGAGTTAAAATATGATCATCATGTAGGAATAACTAGAAGTCATGATTCTTTTTATATAGATAATGAGATTGAACTTATGCAGTATTGGAATAAAAAGAATGTACTAGGCTCTGATATGGAAACAGCAACACTTTATGCAATAGGAGCTTTAAGAGGTGTTAAGGTTGGTTCTATACTTAACAACGTTGTTCTTTATAATAACGATGTTAAAGATGGAGTTAATGAATATGTAAATGAACAGGATTTAGCTCAAAGAGGAGAGGAAAGAGAGATTATATTAGCTCTTGAGGCTTTATATGAGATACATAAAAAAGATTTAGCTTAA
- a CDS encoding dihydrolipoyl dehydrogenase family protein, with translation MRYDAVVIGSGAAGIYFSLSCANKGKKVAIIEKDELGGTAFATGCLPVKRFMDKIKDMKKAEVLQKQGLININNDKELLYKACKSSMDNIENFIIDKLDSEYIDVYRGCASIQSKNTVKVNEDILNTDNIIIASGTNACSLKGSCEIDEDIIMSHKGIINMKDLCDELTIIGGNVEGIEFASLFSELGVKVTVIERESEILSGNDFDLIDNIKERLVSNNVNFMLDEEVVSIEKNEEMAYIKLKSGKKIETSKVLVTGIRKPNTPIGASEIGVTTEGGYVKVDNNLRTSVDNIYAIGDINGLHGMAHIAIQQGILLVDYIYEGKNISFDYNSLPRCIFTINELAGAGLQESQLSNCSVDKIYFNETFRGFDSDNDGFIKIITKDHYIKGVWINSIDAGSLIGNIGIWIDKNISIDDIKRSLFINPTLSESLIELAVRGVK, from the coding sequence ATGAGATATGATGCAGTTGTTATAGGCTCGGGAGCTGCTGGAATATACTTTTCATTAAGTTGTGCAAACAAAGGTAAGAAAGTAGCTATAATAGAAAAGGACGAATTAGGAGGAACTGCTTTTGCAACTGGATGCCTTCCTGTTAAAAGGTTTATGGACAAAATAAAGGATATGAAAAAGGCTGAAGTTTTGCAAAAACAGGGACTTATAAATATTAATAATGATAAAGAGTTATTATACAAGGCTTGCAAGAGCTCTATGGATAATATAGAAAATTTTATAATTGATAAATTAGATAGTGAATATATAGATGTTTATAGAGGCTGTGCAAGTATACAAAGTAAAAACACAGTTAAAGTAAATGAAGATATATTGAATACGGATAATATAATAATAGCTTCTGGAACTAATGCTTGCAGCCTTAAAGGATCGTGTGAAATAGATGAAGATATCATAATGAGTCACAAAGGAATAATTAATATGAAAGATCTTTGTGATGAACTTACTATAATAGGTGGCAATGTAGAAGGTATAGAATTTGCATCTTTATTTAGCGAGTTAGGTGTTAAGGTAACTGTTATAGAAAGAGAATCTGAGATATTAAGTGGAAATGATTTTGACTTGATAGACAATATAAAAGAAAGACTTGTATCTAATAATGTAAACTTTATGTTAGATGAAGAAGTAGTAAGTATAGAAAAAAATGAAGAAATGGCATATATAAAGCTTAAAAGTGGAAAGAAAATAGAAACTTCTAAGGTGCTTGTAACAGGTATAAGAAAACCAAATACACCAATTGGAGCTTCTGAAATAGGGGTTACTACTGAAGGTGGATACGTTAAAGTAGATAATAATCTAAGAACTAGTGTTGATAATATATATGCAATAGGAGATATAAATGGACTTCATGGAATGGCTCATATAGCTATACAACAAGGTATATTATTAGTTGATTATATATATGAGGGTAAGAATATAAGCTTTGATTATAACTCTCTACCTAGATGCATATTCACAATAAACGAACTTGCTGGAGCTGGACTTCAAGAAAGTCAATTAAGTAATTGCAGTGTAGATAAGATATACTTTAATGAAACTTTTAGAGGATTTGATAGTGATAATGATGGGTTTATAAAAATTATTACAAAGGATCACTATATAAAAGGTGTTTGGATAAATAGTATTGATGCAGGTTCTTTGATTGGAAATATAGGAATTTGGATTGATAAAAATATAAGTATTGATGATATAAAAAGAAGCTTATTCATAAACCCTACATTATCAGAGAGTTTAATAGAGTTAGCAGTAAGAGGGGTGAAATAA